In Ursus arctos isolate Adak ecotype North America unplaced genomic scaffold, UrsArc2.0 scaffold_2, whole genome shotgun sequence, the genomic stretch CTAGCTGCCAACCAGACTGGGAAGATAAATAAAACGGCACAGTTTATTTTAACCTGTATCTTCCTGTAACCAAGTTTGTCTGTAGAAAAGCCATCTGCTGGCACCAGGCCAGCATATCTGAATTTTGTTACCATTAGTATCCCATTTTTCCCAAAGAGCAAATACGTAAGTAGCAGGTGTACGTAAAGGGCTTGCTGCCGCAAAGCCTTCTGTGCAGTCTTGACCTGTGTGGGTGCACATTCTACTCCTGGAGGCATTTTTAAAGGcagaagaaaacatttacttGAGGTGTGCTCCACAGAAAGGACACCAGTGGAGGTGGGCCCATCTGAGTCTCTTGTTGGTGTTGAACAAATGGTCTCTTCTCCAGGAAATACCTTTGTTCATTCGTATTTACAGGGTGTTTTTGATGGACGCATGGATTaatctcttaaaacaaaaaaatggggcagaagccGTTTCTTCCCTAATCATGTCTCTGCTGAAATCAAGGGTCCCAGACACCTTTTCTGACACTTTGTGCatgtggggcggggtggggctaCATCGCAGGATGGGCTGCACAGGCTGCTGTCCAGACACGAGCTTGCTGCGAGCCCTGTGGccttctgctgctccctgtgCAGCCACACTTCGAGGAATCTTCTGGAGGACTTTCGTCCTCACCTGTTTCAAAAAGTTCCATTTGCTGGAAAACAGAGAGAACCTAAGTGTGAATTAGCCCTTGGATTTTAGAAATCGTATACATCTTAACAAACAATTATTCCATTAGTCCGATTTCCAAATAGATGAGGAGAGGCCATTTTATGCCCAGCTGTCCCCTCCTAAATCTCCTGTCTACTGAGAATGCCTAACTACTTCTATCACTTTTTCAGTTCACACAAGGGCAGCTGTATAGAGAACTGGTGTTCACAGTGAGCAGAAGGTCATGGTTGATACCAGACGTAAATGCCTACCTTCACAGCTGCAGCCTAGCCctgtcttttccctttcctcttctggtaGCAAagagtttagaaaataaaaaatgcacaaaaatatgtaacaaggagaggggagggaagaaaaaggtaaaatgagaaaagaattaaaaactcaCTATAATGCAAAGTTTGATATCCAATGGAGACAGTATAATGATCAGCAGAAAAGGGAGGCTGAATTCATGGAGGGACAGGGTAGGGGGCATTGGGGGGGAAGCAGTTTTGGTAACTTGAACATAACAGGAGGAACCCCTCCTCGGCTCCACTGTATCAAGGGGTCTCAGAATTACACTGGAGTTCAGGAGTGTGAGGACACTGATTTGTGGGCAGGGAAGGAGACATAAGTCACTCTTGCTCTCAGACAGTAAGGAGTGGGATCAAAGATTTCAGTTAGCATTTCCTCTGGAGAAAAAGCAAGCAGGATGGAACCATGCAGTTCCACGTTACAGAAGGAAGAGACGTCAAGGTAGTTCTAGGTCCTCTGTAAAAGAAGGAATGACCTTTCATACTAAACCCTGTGTCTAGGGAAACAAATTAGTCCACAATTAGGGAAACGAGAGCAAGAGGGTAAAATGAATTGTTTGTTCTTTCCGCACGCTCCCCCACTGTACCTGGTTTGCTGTTCTCCCATGTCAAGGTGTGTTtgtatgggggggaggggcgtgcAGGCTCGCCTCCACTAGTGTTGTTAGTCCCCACTCCCCACTTCCTCTTAAAGCTGCTTCCCTTCCACATTCAACTCTGAAAATTCCAGGCCCACTGTCCTAGTCCTTGGACTTTATTCACTGTAGTCCTAGAAATGtgccctgttttcttttctttttttggtgcaAAGATTCGATTTAGAAATAGCTCCCTTCAGACATCAGTGGATTACAAGAACTTTTTGCAACTGCTCGCTCCATCCATGGGAAGGTCATGAGACTCAGATGATGTTTTAAAACACTTGACAATTCCTTGGGAAAAGCAAGCCTCGGCTACTGTTTTCATGCGCCAGTGGGCCTCTGCGGACCTCACTCAAGGACTGGGAGCTGAGGCCCACAGCACAGGGCGCTGTCCCTCCATCACAGTGTCCCGCTGCGGGCGGCCCTACAGGCCCGCGAAAGGGAGCAGAACGCTCCAGGTGCATCAGATACACACTCTGGCCCTAAGTGTTCAACATGAACAAACGCTGGCTTTGGGGCCGCCCTTTCTGTTGAAGTGAGCAATGTCAGACGATGCTACTTCAGGCCCACAGACTTTGAGCACGACGGCTCTCAGACTGAATGTTCTGGTTCATTTTACGTACTACGCAAGTGCTCCCAGGTCCAGGCCTCAGAGCAAAACCCCCACAAATAAGCCCGGCAACACAAGATTGCCATAAAGGAGGCGCTGACGGCCGTCACCCGTGGCCCTGCCCCACAGGCTCGAGAGCTCTCgggacagaggaaaagaagggcCAGAGCAAGGGCGTCTGCGCGACGCTAACAGCGCAGTCGGGGAAGGCGCGGAGCGCGCGCTCAGCCCGCCCGGTTACCTCGGCTGCCCTCAGCGGTCAGTTGGCCTCCGCCGCAGGGTCCGCATCGCATTCTCTGGGCGCTTCCCCTCCTCCCGGGAGCTCGCTCTCGATCTCCCACAGGACGTCATCCTCGTCTTCCAGATTGCTGGAGATGTGGCACTTCTTGAAGCCCTGGACGATGGACTCGCTGGAGATGCTGTTCCAGGCGACCATGACCCACTCCAGGAAGAGGCCCAGGGGCGGCTTCTTGGCGTTGccggtggggctcagggccaGGTTCCCGGCCAGAAGCCAGTTGGAGTACTGGGCGCGGACGCTGTCGTTGAGCGGCTTGTAGACCACCACGTCCAGCACCTGCAGCTGCGAGGTGAGGCCCCCGGGGATGATGACCATGTCGGTGTCCATGCTCTCCATGGAGCTCTTCACCGAGTCCGTGGCGTGGCCGCGGAAGCCGTTCAGGATCAGCATGCCGCGCTGCTTGGGCGCCGCGCCCGTCCGCCGCCGCCACACCACCTCCAGCCAGTCCTGCATGAGGTCCTCCGTCATCCAGCCGTAGCGGTGGCAGCGGATCTCCATGCCGCTGGGGAACTTGCCGGGCGGGATGTACGTGCCCCTCAGGATGATGTAGGGCGGCAGCTTCCGCCCGTCCGCCAGCACGCCCAGCATGGCCGTGATCTTCAGCTTCTCCCTGCCCGGCGTCTTGACCAACACCGGCTTCTCGCCCTGGTTGTCCACGGTCACGCGCGACGGCACCTCCAGGCAGATGGGCGTCTCGTCGGCGTTGCCCATCTGCGCCACCTGGTAGTCGTGCGCCCGGCGCAGGGCCAGCACGCTGCGCTGGTACGTGACCAGCTTCTCGGTCAGGTCCTCGGGCAGCTGCTGCGGCACCGGCACCTTGTGCCGCAGCGACAGGTCGTACCTGCGCATCATCCGGCGGCACCAGCCCAAGCTGGCCTTGAAGCCCTTCTCCGGGATGTTCATCTCCTGCGCGATCTCCAGCGCCTTCAGCTGCATGGCCTCCCTGGTGATCGGGTCCCCTTTGGCCTGCATGTAGCGCACGTACTCGGCCACGCGCTGGTCCACCAGGGCGAAGCGCCCATTCTTGGGGCCGCGGAAGGCCCGGCGCATGGCGTGCGCGTTCTGCAGCTGCGGCTTCACCTTGCGCCAGTCTCGGACGTTCTTCTCCAGCACCCCGAACTGCTTGGCGGCCTGGCAGTTGTTGGTGCTCTCGGCGTACTCCACCACCATCAGCTTGAAGCCCGCGTCGTAGCTGCGCCGCATGCCCCTGCTGAACTGGAACTTGCCGGCCAGGTCGTCGGCCGACAGCTCGTAGCCCGGGAAGCCCACGGCCATGTAGAAGGGGTAGCCCTCACCCCACTCGGGCAGCTCGGCGAGCTCCCGCGGCAGGCGCAGGCCGAAGCCGTCCAGGGGCTGCGGTGGCGGGAACGGCGGCGCGGCGCCCACGGGCCCCGCCCAGTCCGGGGGCTTCACGTCGCACTCTTCCTGTTCTGGGACAGAAACACGGACAGGCAAACGTGACAGTGCGGAGAATGATTCGGGGTCAAAACGCTAAGGTGTCTTAATCCGAGGTTCACCCGAAGCACTAACTTCGGTAACAGAATGCGTTTCCTAAGTCCTCACCTTGCGCCAAGTGCTGTGGCTCACCGCATCGAATTCCCACGTTACCTGCGCATCCCGACCCCCGCTTTGCACGGAAAGCTACAGAAGCGCAGTAGCACGTCAAAGGTAGGAGCTAGAGTGTGCACACCAGACCTGGATCGCACAGTTGTTCTGCGCCATGTTTGGGTCAAAATACTTTTATGTGGGTGAAAAACCAAATATAACCCATACGACCATATAATAGTACAGAATTTAGATGCATCATGGCCCAAATCACATCCCTTAAACCAAGAAAATCCATAGCCAAACCATACTTAGCACCGTGAAGCCTGTAAGGCAGAAAACGAGTTCCTTCATGCCAGTGTCAGAACTGGGTTTCAGTGTATAGGTATATTTAAAAGGTGGTCACAGAAACGGAATCGTACTTGGAGAAATTATCCTTTCTCACCAAAACTAAGATGCCATCAGTGGCAAGACACaccattaaaaaagaacaaaatgccaTTAATTCTAAAAGGCGTTCTTAATTTCGGAGATGTGAACAAGGTGCCGGGAAAATGTCTTAGAATCAATGCAATACGGCATTTTaaactcttagctatagagagaAGGTGAGTAAAACCACTGGCTGCTTGACACCTGTATTTATCCAACCGTTACCCTCCTAACCATGATGCTTGATGAAGGACCGTGTGCTTCTCAGACATAATTGCTCACACACCTACTACATCTGCTCTTGCTTTTTCTATCCAAGATGAAATGGACAAGAAACCAGGGAAAATAACCCTGGCCACATGCTTCGTCACATCATTTTCCTTGGTTTTCAGAGGTACACGCTTGCACTACTGAGGTGGCCTCCTTCACCCAGGATCTGCACTGGACCAAAAGCCATATAAGCTTCAATGTGCTTCATACACATACAAGATTGCACATTGAGATGTATTACCCACAGCTGTcaggggaagaaatggaggctcagagaggtgaatgAAGtggcctaaggtcacacagcactgGAAAGAAGATTCTGAAACTCCAAAGCCCACATCTTCCTGCCTCATAAATACCCCACACGATGTATATGGAAACTTAAAACCCAGCTTCACGGTGCTCCACTGGGTGGGTGCTGGCATGGTTTAACTACCTGCAAAGGTTCCTCCTCGGAGCTGCCATTCGTCAGAATTCTGAGACTCCTCGTCCCCTTCCAACCGACTGATCACGTCTGGCTTAGGGAATGGGAATTCTGTTTATAGGAAATAAAACAGGTAACAGCCGTGTGTTACTGTCTTAGAGCACTGCCAAAGTAAGTACGTCGTCATAGTCAAGGCATACCCTCCCATGCACAGCTATTCTCAATGTGGAGATACACGAAAGATGGGGGAAAGGGCTCAGGGGTACTTAGAGAAGAAATATGACAGGCAATAAGTCTGTCCAAGGGAATTCATGGATCTTTGCTAATGAGGGCTGGTactagcaacaacaacaaaaagaactgcATTTAGTAGGGAAGTGGCTGGACGGACTGACTGATCTGCTGAACATTCTGATACAAGTATGAGCAAACTAGGAAATGCCTCCAACTGGTGACATTCTAATTACTCGGATTATCGATGCTGGGAGGGGAGAAAGCATTCTTTGGGGGTATGTTTCCAAGTGTCTGAGGCTTGACAGGGTAACAATGAGGCCTGCCTTCCCTCCTAAGGAACACAGGAAACACAGGCTCAGACCTGTGTTGACATTTATTAggttatgtcttttttttttttttaagatttattttagagagagattgagagagagagcacacgggcATGTGGTGCATAgcggcagaggggcagggagagaaagagaaagttctAAGCAGAtaccacactgagcacagagcctgacatggggctcgatctcacgaccctgagatcatgacctgagcagaaatcaagagtcggacgcttaaccgactgagccacccaggtgccacatgGGTATGATGTTTTTTATGTGAATGCCCGGGTTGAATAAGGATAGTTCGGAGAGCTGGCATGAGTTGCCAAGTAGAAGGACACAATATTTATATCCTGCCTACATCGAAAACAGGAAATTAAGTGGGCACAGGCATTGAGGGGACAGAGTCCAAGTTCAGGAGAAAGGGATGTTGGACACACCGAGaagagacatggaaacaactcTCTGGGCTCAGAGCTTCCAGGAGACGAAGGAAAACAAAGCTTTACCCAGGGACAGGACAGTTTCATAATTCATCCTCATGACTTCCCGGTAGAGGGCCTTTTGTTGCTCCGTCAACACTTCCCACTCCTCATCGGAAAAATATATGGCCACCTCATCGAATAGGGCGGGCACCTGAAACAGGGAACAGGCCTTTCTCAACGACTAACAGGCACATGCAGACACCGACTCACACACCTTCGTTTCACAGGGGAGGGGCCACACTGACTAGGCTACTAGAGGCAAAACGGGCGCACAGCCCAGGTCTCGCGCGGCCCGCTGAGAGTCTACTACTGCCTCGGCTCACAGGTAAGGAGAGCAGCACCTGGAGAAGAGAAACTCCCCAGCACTGATCACCAGATCACCAGGCTGGGACACACACCGCTCGGCCCCCACTGCAGAGCCAGGAGCAACAGCACCCAAGGTAACACCGAGACCACCCCCCACCAATACAACGCCCCGCCATCCCCTGCCTTCCCGAGTCGCAGATCCCCGGCCCAGGACGGGGGCGGGTTCCTGGGCACTGTTCTCCCTTTCCAGGGGCACTGGCCCTAGTGTTTGACTCAGGGagaagccagtgagagagagggccTCATTTGGCCTTTTCTAATCTACAAGAGCTGAGTAGGAGGAGAGAAGAGCTAATTAGAGCTTCAATTTATGTAATGAGATACTGGAGCAAACTAGTTTGCTTTCCTGCCTAGACCTTCGGCAGAAAGCCCTAAGGACAGAGAAGGCagctcttctcctctccccccacgGCCCCCACCCCTGTGGGAGGGGGCGCTGGCAGCTACAGGCAGCCAGGCCACCCAAACCAACCTCCTCTTGTTTACTCAACgatgtgcttttctttttaccAGTCACTTCTTTCAGTCATTAAAAATCCTACTCCAAAGTTCATCATATTCAGTGGTAAGAAATCACTGGACCGGGGTTCAGGCTGGTTCCTTCGTATTATTGCTTTCAAAGCTATT encodes the following:
- the LOC125283468 gene encoding pogo transposable element with KRAB domain isoform X3 → MESTAYALNLTLKEEEEEEEIQSRELEDGPTDMQKVRICAEGGWVPALFDEVAIYFSDEEWEVLTEQQKALYREVMRMNYETVLSLEFPFPKPDVISRLEGDEESQNSDEWQLRGGTFAEQEECDVKPPDWAGPVGAAPPFPPPQPLDGFGLRLPRELAELPEWGEGYPFYMAVGFPGYELSADDLAGKFQFSRGMRRSYDAGFKLMVVEYAESTNNCQAAKQFGVLEKNVRDWRKVKPQLQNAHAMRRAFRGPKNGRFALVDQRVAEYVRYMQAKGDPITREAMQLKALEIAQEMNIPEKGFKASLGWCRRMMRRYDLSLRHKVPVPQQLPEDLTEKLVTYQRSVLALRRAHDYQVAQMGNADETPICLEVPSRVTVDNQGEKPVLVKTPGREKLKITAMLGVLADGRKLPPYIILRGTYIPPGKFPSGMEIRCHRYGWMTEDLMQDWLEVVWRRRTGAAPKQRGMLILNGFRGHATDSVKSSMESMDTDMVIIPGGLTSQLQVLDVVVYKPLNDSVRAQYSNWLLAGNLALSPTGNAKKPPLGLFLEWVMVAWNSISSESIVQGFKKCHISSNLEDEDDVLWEIESELPGGGEAPRECDADPAAEAN
- the LOC125283468 gene encoding pogo transposable element with KRAB domain isoform X2; the encoded protein is MQTAEMESTAYALNLTLKEEEEEEEIQSRELEDGPTDMQKVRICAEGGWVPALFDEVAIYFSDEEWEVLTEQQKALYREVMRMNYETVLSLEFPFPKPDVISRLEGDEESQNSDEWQLRGGTFAEQEECDVKPPDWAGPVGAAPPFPPPQPLDGFGLRLPRELAELPEWGEGYPFYMAVGFPGYELSADDLAGKFQFSRGMRRSYDAGFKLMVVEYAESTNNCQAAKQFGVLEKNVRDWRKVKPQLQNAHAMRRAFRGPKNGRFALVDQRVAEYVRYMQAKGDPITREAMQLKALEIAQEMNIPEKGFKASLGWCRRMMRRYDLSLRHKVPVPQQLPEDLTEKLVTYQRSVLALRRAHDYQVAQMGNADETPICLEVPSRVTVDNQGEKPVLVKTPGREKLKITAMLGVLADGRKLPPYIILRGTYIPPGKFPSGMEIRCHRYGWMTEDLMQDWLEVVWRRRTGAAPKQRGMLILNGFRGHATDSVKSSMESMDTDMVIIPGGLTSQLQVLDVVVYKPLNDSVRAQYSNWLLAGNLALSPTGNAKKPPLGLFLEWVMVAWNSISSESIVQGFKKCHISSNLEDEDDVLWEIESELPGGGEAPRECDADPAAEAN
- the LOC125283468 gene encoding pogo transposable element with KRAB domain isoform X1, yielding MRTPPQPPTLPCWSALRAAFLEAVRIQADANRCSRPDPPPPTTCPPRSLPRGRALGKPERRRGWRCDSRAGALGVCPPRPRPAPRPLEMESTAYALNLTLKEEEEEEEIQSRELEDGPTDMQKVRICAEGGWVPALFDEVAIYFSDEEWEVLTEQQKALYREVMRMNYETVLSLEFPFPKPDVISRLEGDEESQNSDEWQLRGGTFAEQEECDVKPPDWAGPVGAAPPFPPPQPLDGFGLRLPRELAELPEWGEGYPFYMAVGFPGYELSADDLAGKFQFSRGMRRSYDAGFKLMVVEYAESTNNCQAAKQFGVLEKNVRDWRKVKPQLQNAHAMRRAFRGPKNGRFALVDQRVAEYVRYMQAKGDPITREAMQLKALEIAQEMNIPEKGFKASLGWCRRMMRRYDLSLRHKVPVPQQLPEDLTEKLVTYQRSVLALRRAHDYQVAQMGNADETPICLEVPSRVTVDNQGEKPVLVKTPGREKLKITAMLGVLADGRKLPPYIILRGTYIPPGKFPSGMEIRCHRYGWMTEDLMQDWLEVVWRRRTGAAPKQRGMLILNGFRGHATDSVKSSMESMDTDMVIIPGGLTSQLQVLDVVVYKPLNDSVRAQYSNWLLAGNLALSPTGNAKKPPLGLFLEWVMVAWNSISSESIVQGFKKCHISSNLEDEDDVLWEIESELPGGGEAPRECDADPAAEAN